The following DNA comes from Flavobacterium sp. N3904.
CGCGTGCTTTTTTCAGGAAACTCACAAAATGCTCCGAATAGCCATTGGCTACATCGATGCATATGAATTTTAGCTGTGGATTGTGTTCGAATATTTCTCCTATTTTCTTGAAATCATTCTTTCCGGTTCCGGAACTTACCGCAATATAATCGGGAATGTTCTCGGGTGCATTTTTCATGAATTCATTCCATTGTTCTAGCGAATAATGTTTATGAATGGCCGTAAAAAGGTTTTCTTTGGCTAGTGCCAATGCCATTTCAAAAGTGCCTACCGTATCCATGTTGGCTCCCATAATTGGAACTCCTGACCAATTGGCGGAACTGTGCAAAAACTTGTATTCTCTCTCCAACGAAACCTGTGATCGACTCTTTAAAGTAGAGCGTTTAGGTCTGATCATTACATCTTTAAATCCTAATTTAAGTTCGGTTTCTATTCTCATGATTTTCAAATATGGTTACCTAACAAATGTAAAGTTTTAATGAAAAAACAGCGATAAATATGAGTTAAATATTTGAAGGTCTTTTGATAATTATTTGGATTATGAAGTTTTTTTAGTTTTTGCGTTTGTTCAAAAAATGCTTCAAAAGATTGTTTCCAATTGTTTTAATCGTATCTGAATGTTTGGCAACCAGATTGGCTATGGCAAATTGAGCTACGGTTCCAATTATTCTTTTTATCGGACTGTGAGAGCCGTCAACCAAAAGTTTTTTGGAAAGAAATCCAGTGCCCAATCCAATAACATTGCTAGCCAAATCATTTTGTATTTCAGGAGAAGCAGTTACGTCGTGAAATACATTTTTGATAAGGTTGATAGGTTTTAAACTTTCATAGGCTACTTGAAATTGTTCTCTTAGGAGTTCCAATTCAGTATCATATTTTTGTTCCTGAAGAATTATCAATTCATTCAATGAATCCGTTTCGTTTGTGTTTTTCATACAATTTTCTCTTTTAGCATTTGCTTAATAATAGAATTACTAACTGGATATTTAAGCCATTTTTCGCGGAACAGGTGAAGAAGAATTGCAATAAATGCATAGAAACCGCCAACTATGAAGAAACCATAAAATGCATCGCCAAGTAGTTTCCCTAACCATAATGCCACTCCTATACTAGTAATTAAAACTGAAAATACAACGGTCATGATAACGGCAAGTCTTGAAACGAGAGAGGAAGCTACATCGGCCGATTTGTCTATGGCGTTTAGCCGTAACAACTTTAGTGATGTTTTGCTATAATCTTCTGCTCGTTCAAAAAGCGTTGCTATGGGTGTTGTATCTTCAGTCATAATTGGTATTTTTTAATATTAATAATTTGATGGACTGTGATTTACATCATTTTTTACTTCATCAAACTCTGCTTTTCCATTTTCGACAAGTTCTTGAGTAAAATCCTTTGCTCTTTGTAGTTTTTCTGAAATAGAATCTGCAAACTCGCTGTATTTTGACTTTAAATCATCTGCATAATCACTTCCTTTGTCCATGATTTGTTTGCGGGTTACCGAACCTTTTTCGGGAGCAAAAAGAATCCCTAAAATTCCGCCTATAGCAAGACCTGCTACTGTTCCTAATACTACTTTACCTGTGCTCATAATTGTTTTGTTTTAATTGTTGAAAATATTGTTTCTTAGAATATAAATTTTTAGCTACATTGACCCAAAAGCATATAGATAATTATAAAAACCAAAATGGTACCGAAGCATCCACCTCCCAGTTTTTTTGCTCCATAACCCGCTATAAGACCTCTGAATATGTTGTTCATCTTGTTTCTGTTTAAGTTGTTGTACTTAATTTTAATTTACTTATTTGGGGTCAGTTTTGATTTTGTAAAGTTGGGATTCTTATTCGAGGGTTGTTTTATAATACTTTTATAAAAAGTTACATGATTTACAGATGTCTTAATTGTCTCGTTCGAAAATTGCTGCTGTAAATCCTTGCTGTTTATGATTTTGCAATCGCCAACAGCTTTTATATCGAAGTTATAATTAACGTGTTGGATGCAATTATTAAAAACGTCAGTTCGAATGTTTTTTGTGGAGTAAAACGTAACAAAAAATGTATCGAGAACCGTTTTTAATGAAATTTTTCTTGTTCTCGATACGATTTTCTAACGAAAATCACTCGAACTGACGAAAAATTATCATCAAAAACTAATTGCACCCAACGGTTTATGCTTATAAAAAGTAAGGCATAAAAAAACTGCAAAGTGTTAGTGCTTTGCAGTTTTTTCAAAAGTATTGTTTTTGGTTGCTAACCAAAGATAAAGAATTTTTTTATCGATTTTCGCTTCCTATCGCTATGGTTGTGTTAGAGGGTGACACCATCAAGCTGTAAAATCGAGATTAAATGCAACGGATGGTCGAGAACATATTTTGCTCCATTTGCAACTAGTTCTTCTTTGGGACGATAGCCCCATGAAACTCCCACCGCAAGCATATTGGCATTGGTCGCCGTTTGCATATCAATACCAGAATCGCCCACAAAAATGATTTCTTCGGATTTTAATCCTAATTTTTTGCCTATTTCTAAGGCTTCAGATGGATTGGGTTTCTTGAGCGATTCAGTTGTTAAACCCACAATAGGATCAAAATAGTTGGGGAATAAAGCTGTCGTAATTTTTTTGGTAAGTTCATCTGACTTATTTGAAAACACACTCATTTTTATGTTGTGCAAAACTAAATGATCCAATAATTCAATAATTCCTTTATATGATGTTGTTTTACGTGTACAATTATCACGGTATTCTTCAATCATCAAATGGTAACAACTATCGATATCTTTTTCATCATTATGTGTTGTGGGAAGTGATTTGCTTACTAAATTCCGTAAGCCACTACCGATGAAATATTGATAATCATCATAACTGTGAGTAGGGTAGTTTTGGTTTTGCAGCACGCTGTTCATAGCATCTGCAATGTCTTCCAATGAATTTACGAGTGTTCCGTCTAAGTCAAAAATAACTCCTTTAAACTTCATTTTTTTTTATAAATTATAGGATTTCCAAAGGAATTTGAGGGGCTACAACTATAGGTTTCTCGACAGGCGTATCAATTTCTGCAGATCTGTAGGAACGCATATTGGTAGCCCATTTTAGATATTGCCCCAAAAAGAATATAAAAGCATAGACAACATCGTATTGAAAGGCAAAAAAATCAATTACCATTTCCAATGGTGATGCTTGCTTAATCTTCGATCCTAATTTTACCAAAGGGTTCAATATTAAAAGTATTGCATCGTAAACCAAGTCATATATAGAAGCAAAAAAATCAATTAAGATGTTCAATGGTTCTACTTTGTTGCCTTTTACTGTTAATCCCATAGTAGTGATAGTTAAGTTTTTTATCCCTTTTTGCTACTGCAATAAATAGTTTTTTACGGCAGATAATTTTTAAAGGCTGTACCAAAGTTAGTTAAACTTTATTTAAAAATCGATAAAATGCATTTTTTTTAAATTATAATAAGAAAAAACGTTATTGTCGTACAAAAGCAATAATGTGAGTATCCCTTACCCGAAAACAAAAATTCTCCCATGTTATACGGCCATTGGTGATGATGTTTATCTTTTATTTGGTTATATACAAAATGTCAAAGCAACCCGTTTATGGAGTTGCTTTTCTATTTTTGGATTGTAAGGACTCGGCTTGCGTTTACGAGCTGGAGGCATCGTATGAGTGAAATTGATTCTCAATCAAGTGGGTAAATAAGCTGGGCCTAATTTCTTTATTATACAATTAGTTAGATTAGATTTTTTTTAATTTACTCCTTTATAAACTTACTTATAAATTTATTTCCAACTTTTAATAAGTATAGCCCATTTAATAAGTTATGTATATCTATACTATTGCCCTCTTCAACTTTACCTCTAGAAACCTCTTTACCTGAAAAATCTATAATTGTATACTCAGCCCCTTGTTGTTTTGTAGTACTGAATAATTGAAAATTACTTTTGGTAGGGTTGGGGTAGAGTATTATCTTGGCAGTGTCCTTTTGTTCATTAATTGGGACATTATCGTTTGCATATATTCTTGCAATTCTATTTCTACCAATAGTATTATAACTAGTAAAATCTCCACCAATAATAATTTTACCATCCGACTGAATCGCAGAAGATTTAATAGAACTAAATTGATTGATACTTGTTCCAGGATTAAAATTAGTCTCTAAGCTACCGTCTTTATTTAAACAGACAATACTATTTATTTCTGTATCATTATACTGTTTAAAATCACCAGCAGCAATAATTTTACCATCCGATTGAAGTGAAATAGTATAAATAGACCCATTAGGTCCTGTTCCTGGGTTGAAACTGGTATCTAAACTTCCGTCTGAATTCAAACGACTAATAGATCTTTCCTGTATGTTGCTATTCCCAGAATAACTTCCGCCAATGATAATTTTGCCATCTGACTGAACTGCGATAGCCAGACAAAAAATATTTTTTATACGTGGGTTAAAGCTTGTATCCAAACTTCCATTGATATTTAGTCGTGCAACCGTATTGGTAAAAACACCACCAATAAGGATTTTACCATCAGATTGAAGTGCTGTATGCCATACACCATTGTCTGCAGCATTTCCTGGCTGGAAACTATTATCTAAGCTGCCATCTGAATTTAATCGTGCAATATTTTTTATAACCGTACCATTATATTCTCCAAAATAACCGCCAATAATAATTTTGCCATCGGTTTGATATGAAATAGAAAGAATATTACCATTTGCACCACTACCAGGATTAAAACTAGTGTCTTTACTGCCGTCGGAGTTCAATCTAATTATAGAGTTAATTATTACTCCATCTTTTACATAACCTCCACCTATAATAATTTTACCATCGGGTTGCACAAACAAAGTACTTACTATATCCTCAGCAAGCAAATCAGGGTTAAAAGTCATGTCTTGGCTACCATCATCATTAAGCCTTGCGATGTGGTTGGTTGGTTTACCGTTATATCTTTTGAAATTACCACCAATTATAATCTTGTTATCAGCTTGAAGTGCGACAGTAGATACTGCATCATCTGCGGCTGTTTGAGGATTGAACGTAAAATCTAAACTACCGTCTGCCTTTAGTTTTACTATATGACTTTTATTTGTTGCATTGTAGCCACCAAAATGTCCTCCGATAATAATTCCTCCAGAGGGTTGAATTAAAACCGTAGAAACTCCTCCATTATAATAGCTTTCATCTTTTCCATTAACAGGATTTTTTGAAAGCGATCTAGGATCAAAACCAGCGTCTAAACTGCCATCAGTATTTAATCGGGCAATAGAATGTATGATAGTTTCTTTGTAAATACCAAAATCACCACCAATTAAAATTTTACCATCTGATTGAGTGGCAGTAGTTGAAACACCTCCAAAAAAATCCTTATCAATACTAAAACTACTATCCAAACTTCCATCTGGATTTAAACGAAATATTCCTTTTCCGTTACCAAAATTACCACCCATTATAATTTTGCCATCAGACTGAACTGAAGTAGTCGAAACAACTTCTCCCTGATTTCCTATTTGAATAGGAAAATTAGAGTCTAAACTACCGTTTGAATTTAATCTCACGATAACTGTTCTATTTGTTTCAGCGGTATTATAAAACACACCGCCAACCACTATTTTGCCGTCATTTTGAATTGATGTAGTATGAATTAAACCCTTTGGTGGCACTCCTGATGAGAAACTATTGTCAATACTGCCATTGGTATTCAAACGAATAATATAGGTCATAGCACTGCCAAATTCATAATAATAACCACCAATTATGATTTTACCATCATTTTGGATTAAAGAGGTCGTAATACTAGTATCAACATCTATATTTAAATTTGGATTAAAGCTTTCATCCAAACTACCATCTGGGTTTAATCTGGCAATATGATTTCTGGGTGTGCCATTATAACTCGTAAACTCACCTCCAATAATAATTTTACCATCCGATTGAATTGATATGGTTTGAATATCCTTATCAGTCCCTAAGTCTGGATTAAAAGATCTGTCCAAACTACCGTCAACATTCAATCGAGCTATATTTTTACAAGCAGTGTCATTATAAGAATTAAAATTTCCTACTATAACAATTTTACCATCAGTTTGAAGTGAAGAATCCAAAACATTAGAGTTTGCTCCGGGTGCATTACCATATCCAACATCCAAAGGGTTGAAGGTGTAGTCAATAGTACCCGATTGAGAAAAACAAAGTAATGAGAAATGCAAAATTAAAAGAGTAATTATTTTTTTCATATTCGTTTATTTAAGATTTTTAAATTTTGATAAATTTAAGTTTTTTTCGCTCTTATTATTCTTGGAGCAAATGTAGTTTGTTTCCCCTAGAAAAAAAATAGTCTAACTTTTAATTCTATAAGTTCTTGATTCTAAAAGAATAATGATATCCTAAGATAGTGCAGACGGTAGGAGAGAAGTTGACGAAAACTAAATGCTGCTGCTCAGGATCGTGTGGCAGCTTTAGCCCAACACTCCATTTTTGAATTATTAGGATAATAGTAAGTTAAAATTTATGAATATAATTTTCTTTGTAAGAAAGAATAGTATATTAAATTCATGTTAATTGTTTAAAGTAAGAATAGTTTGATTTAATTTTTTTTAAATTTCAATTATTATAAACAAACAACACCTATTTTATGGCAAAAATGATTACGACCTTTGCGTCACCAGCAGTACTTACTGCTTTCACTACCGCTGTTAATACAGCATTAACTCCGCTGAATCCGTTTAAGATCAATCTGAGAGATGAGCAAAAAAGAGGCACACGCTCTATGGCTGAAGGCAGAGAGGGTTATGCCCGTTTGATTTCGAGAATTGCCAACCAATTTCCCAACTCATTGAGCCGTGTCGATGTACCGTCGGAGCTTGCATCAATTTTGGATTATTACAACAATCTCGAAGCCAGTAGAATGGCACTGTTGCAAGCCATGGAAACTATCGAAGAAATTCAGTTGGCTGCCGCTACCGATGTAATGACTTTGGTAGATCGCTATGCTGCCAACCTGCAAGTGTCCCGAGGAAACGAAGGTTCTCTTAATCTTGCGATGGGCGAAGTGGATGAATGGAATAAGCGTTATGCCAATAAAAAGGAAGAGCCAGCAACTCCTGCAGTAAAGTAACAACTGTAGTAATACCGATTGTTTAAGGATAAATTTACTTCGGCTGTGTCATTTCGACGAAGGAGAAATCACATTAGTTATTCTCTTTATGTGATTTCGCCCGTTGGTCGAAATGACAAATAACCCCCAGCTAAGCGACATTGATTCCTAAACGGTATAATTTCTGTCCCTACAATTTTAATTTCAAAAACCAAGCTACCTAAAAAATAGCTTGGTTTTTTTTTGGAATGCCGCGCCATAACAATATTACGGCGCGCCTCGCGATTTGGTAGGCGTTGCCTTTGTTTTTGATAGGCCCGCCTTCCATTTTTGTAGGCGTCGCGTACTATTTTGATAGGCGCGCCTATCGATGTGGCAGGCATCGCCTTTGTTTTTTATAGGCGGGCATCTCGATTGTTTAGGCGGGCTGTAATATTAAATAGGCACGCCTATGGTTTTGGTAGGCACGCCTATAGTTTAGGTAGGCGTGCCTATGGTTTAGGTAGGCGTGCCTATAGTTTTGCTAGGCGTGCCTATGATTTTGGTAGGCATGCCTATGGTTTTGGTAGGCTCGCCTATAGTTTTGGTGGACGCGCCTATGTATGTGGGAGTAGTAATTAGATTGTGTAAACAAAAAAAAGCAACCCGTTTTGGAGTTGCTTTTCTATTTTTGGATTGTAAATATTTGTCTTGTTGGCTCGAGCCAGAGGCATCGCGCGAGCGGAAAAGATATTCAAACCAGTGGGGGAGTAAAGTTATTCCTCCTCATTTTCATTGTCTTCACCATCCTCAAAATTGAAAAAATCATCAGAATTAAAAGGAATGTCTGCATCGGGGTCTTTATCGTGTGCATTTACACCAGGAGGGTTGAACAAACCCCAATCGTCTTTGATATAATTCCAAACATCAAAGCCAGCAACCCAATCAATAAACAAGAATCGGAATTCATCGATTTCTTTTCTAAGTAAATGGATGTAGTCTTGGTCTAAAATAGCTTCTTCAAAGCGCAAACTACCTGCTTGGACATATAATTCTCTTGCTGCTTTTCGAATGATGGTCGCGTTTTCCATTTTCAAATCATACAACGTAAGAGCTTGCGATCCAGAAACTTTGGCTAGTATAATCAATGCATTTTCCATCATAAAGCGAGCCGTAGTTTCTTGTAAAAATTCATTATCAGCAGGAATAATTGCAACTAATCCTTGTGTGATTTTAAAGATCTGTTCTGCTTTTTGATATAAAGGGAATTTCTGTAATTCGTCTCGTTTTGACATACATATTAATTTAAATTCAATGATATGTTTAGGAATAGATTCATAGCAATGATCTGATATTAGGTTTGATTGCAGAGCTACGCAAAGTGTCCTATGCGTTTTTAAAAAGTTCTTGATAATCGTAAATATATCAAAAGTCCTCTGCGAGCGCGAGCGTCCCGCTCGTGCCGATTTCAAATTTATAATCGCTTGCTTATGCTAGTGCTGACGAGCGGGACGCTCGCGCTATCTGGCTGTTGTCAGTAGTTTTTTAATTTTCGATTTTTACGATTGTCTTTTTTTCAAAGTTTTTATTGTCGGAAGTGCTACAATTAAATGTAACTTCGTAGTTATCAGAAGTAAATTTGCATTCGCTTTTTAGTTTTTTGCTAAATTCAAATATTTTATCATCATCATAAGTATCATAAATTTCT
Coding sequences within:
- a CDS encoding YtxH domain-containing protein; this translates as MSTGKVVLGTVAGLAIGGILGILFAPEKGSVTRKQIMDKGSDYADDLKSKYSEFADSISEKLQRAKDFTQELVENGKAEFDEVKNDVNHSPSNY
- a CDS encoding HAD family hydrolase — protein: MKFKGVIFDLDGTLVNSLEDIADAMNSVLQNQNYPTHSYDDYQYFIGSGLRNLVSKSLPTTHNDEKDIDSCYHLMIEEYRDNCTRKTTSYKGIIELLDHLVLHNIKMSVFSNKSDELTKKITTALFPNYFDPIVGLTTESLKKPNPSEALEIGKKLGLKSEEIIFVGDSGIDMQTATNANMLAVGVSWGYRPKEELVANGAKYVLDHPLHLISILQLDGVTL
- a CDS encoding T9SS type A sorting domain-containing protein yields the protein MKKIITLLILHFSLLCFSQSGTIDYTFNPLDVGYGNAPGANSNVLDSSLQTDGKIVIVGNFNSYNDTACKNIARLNVDGSLDRSFNPDLGTDKDIQTISIQSDGKIIIGGEFTSYNGTPRNHIARLNPDGSLDESFNPNLNIDVDTSITTSLIQNDGKIIIGGYYYEFGSAMTYIIRLNTNGSIDNSFSSGVPPKGLIHTTSIQNDGKIVVGGVFYNTAETNRTVIVRLNSNGSLDSNFPIQIGNQGEVVSTTSVQSDGKIIMGGNFGNGKGIFRLNPDGSLDSSFSIDKDFFGGVSTTATQSDGKILIGGDFGIYKETIIHSIARLNTDGSLDAGFDPRSLSKNPVNGKDESYYNGGVSTVLIQPSGGIIIGGHFGGYNATNKSHIVKLKADGSLDFTFNPQTAADDAVSTVALQADNKIIIGGNFKRYNGKPTNHIARLNDDGSQDMTFNPDLLAEDIVSTLFVQPDGKIIIGGGYVKDGVIINSIIRLNSDGSKDTSFNPGSGANGNILSISYQTDGKIIIGGYFGEYNGTVIKNIARLNSDGSLDNSFQPGNAADNGVWHTALQSDGKILIGGVFTNTVARLNINGSLDTSFNPRIKNIFCLAIAVQSDGKIIIGGSYSGNSNIQERSISRLNSDGSLDTSFNPGTGPNGSIYTISLQSDGKIIAAGDFKQYNDTEINSIVCLNKDGSLETNFNPGTSINQFSSIKSSAIQSDGKIIIGGDFTSYNTIGRNRIARIYANDNVPINEQKDTAKIILYPNPTKSNFQLFSTTKQQGAEYTIIDFSGKEVSRGKVEEGNSIDIHNLLNGLYLLKVGNKFISKFIKE